The region catagaccattattaaaatggacttcgggaaaatccactgcttatttctgggataagcagcttaaaatgtattgagcttttatgggatcttgccaggtattcgtaacctggattggccactgttggaaacaggatgctggccttgatggacctttggtctttcccagtatggtaatagttatgtacttatctgtacagttgggggtatacATAGGATTGGAGAAGATTAAAAAACCAGCTAATACATTGCATCACATCTCAAAACATATTAGAAAACTTTGTCTCCACAGCACCCTCATCCCTGGCTGACCTGGGAAGGTGCAATCTTCACAGCCCCTGCAAGCATGGGGAGTCACAGTCATTGTGCAACAGTGTCACCTAGTGGGTAGATACAAGAGTCATGACTGCAGGATTTTAGAAAGAGCCCCCGAGTCAGATCCCTGACAGAGGACTGTCGCTACAGCAACTGTACTAAAGTAAACTGGGAGGAAAGATAAACTTGAAGAAAACTCCCCAGATAGATttaaatgaaggctcatggcactCTAGTCCTATTTAGAGGCTTATTCTGTTTGAGCTGAATGCTGACaagaagcaaaaaaataaaaaatgggtaGCTGAGAAAACAAAAGATCTTATACTACTGCCTGGTGGTATTTACAGGTGAGGGGACCAGAAACGTTGATCATTTTATCTTTATTCTGCCACTTGCATTTGCTTTATGCAAGATGCTTATGATTAAAATCTTtggtacactggccaaaccacaCAATAATTTAAAAAGCGGGTGGCTCAACATTTAAGTAACTTGCAAACTGGTCACATGGATGCTCCTTTGGTCTCCCACTGGGCACAGAAGCAGCATGTAGTACAGGAACTATGTTTTGTTGTTCTGTATCAAATTAAAACCCATAGAGGTAACATTTCCCGTATGTTACTAAGGAAAGAGCAGAGGTTGATTTTCTAGTGGAATACGGTAATCCCGCAGGGTCTCAATAAAGAAATCGATTGGTTGAGCTTATGATTGATGGTGTTTAAAAGCTCCGATTTCCTGAACCACTCCATCCGTGGGCGTCGCTTTGACGGTTCCACGAGATTGGTGTGGTATGGAGACCCAACGGCCTTTTGTAGCCGGTAAGGAATATTAATTTGTCTAAAGGGTAATTACAACTGTAGAATAAGGATGTAGTGGTTAATTTGGACGCTATCTTTGCGGTTTTATTTAGAATGATTGACCCCTGAAGACACTGTAATGGCGAAACATGTACATGTAGGGTCACAGTAAACACAGTATAGGCAACAGCGACATCAATAAGTATCAATATTTAAGGAGATTATGAATGCACAGTCACCTGTTGTTGCTTTTGGATGTCACTGAAGAATTATATGCACGTAGTATGAGAACTATAAGAAGATGATAACGTTATGGAGATGAAAGGCGGAATACTGCACTTAATGTGAAGACGAAGATCTGACTTTATGACAAACATACGAAACAGTGCTAGGTTAAAATAGAGAGAGCAAAGATCTATGGACTAAATACACAATTAAGTGTTATACAGATGATATCCTTGTGAATTAAGAAATGTGTGTCTTGATTGAAAGACGTTAATAACAACATGGACTGTTGCTTGTAGTGAAGAAaatagtatattttataaaaagaataAATGGGAAGGAATAAAAGTGATACGAGTGAGGATTTGTGTGAATGATTTATAAAATAATAACAGCATTGAAAGGAACAATATTTGTGACAATAAGgattaaaatgtaaaataaagaCTGATGATAAGAAATTAATAGTTGTTTGATAGATggtataatagtttctactattttgcctggcaccataatactgatgattttaatgacaggttacatattactaacagcagatcagcaatttcatgcttgagttctttgagtacccttgaatgtatgccatccggtccaggtgatttactgctctttaatttgtcaatttggctcagtacatcttccaggttcactgagatttctttcagttcctcctcatcacccttgaaaaccatttccagtacaggcagatctcttacatcttcttctgtaaagacagaagcaaaaaattcattgtttctccactatggtcttgtcttccctgagcaccccttttgctccttcgtgatctaatggtcccatggattctctcacaggctttctgcttctgatgtacctgaaaagtttgttactgtgagttttagcctctgcggcaagtttctcttcatattctcttttagccttcattATTAATGccttgcatctgacttgccaacacttatgttgcttcttattttcttcatttgggtccttttcccattgtttgaaggacaatcttttggctgtaacagcctcttttatttcaccttttaaccatgctggctgtcgttttctcttttttccacctttgcaaatacatggaatgtatccggactgggcttccaagatagtatttttgaataacatccacacctgatttagtgtcttAACCTTAGCAATGCAGAACCTGGATTTCTTTTCAACTTGACACTGTTAAAACTAACTGATACCTAATTAAAAACAGAAACCCCTATTCTGGTTGAGATCAGAGGTTAGCTTTCAACATGTGTAGCCAGCAAGAAAGTTGGATGCAAGCTGAGCACATGTTTGCAGGTCACTGGATTGTGAACAAGATATGGGATGATGGAGCTGTCCTACCACTGCAGATCTAGCAGAAAGGAATCCAGGTCCCCTGCTGTGATGAAGCCATGCTCCACATGTAAGCAGCAGCCCAGGAGCCAGACTTCCTAAGCAGCATAAAGTCATCCACTGTCATGCTCAGACATGCTGGAAGCCCTCATTATTTACACAATGCTATGCTTGAGAGGGGTGAAATGTCTCAGTAAAACAAGTGAAGAGGAGTAGCAAATACTTGGAAATCTCTCCTGAAGTGGCATTTTTTCTAGAAAGGGTTACAGGTGTGAATCAGTTGAGGGATGTTATGTTTTTACACATTTCTATTCATGCAAATGTATTAATAGTTCATCCTGTCATATAGATTCTTTGTGGATTGTGGTGTCCCTGGACTAACATTGGAATTATCCAAGGGCATTGTCAGTGgtatctctagacagaaatatttggggtgggggtggtggggaaggaagCTAAATATGTGAAGGGGCAAGTTAAAGCGACAGTTCCCCCACTTTTAAATTTGCCATAAAACATCAGTCTTTGAtaaataaaagggaaaggggatgggatttgatataccacctttctgtggttacaatcaaagcagtttacatattatatacaggtacttattttgtacccagggcaatggagggttaagtgacttgcccagagtcacaaggaactgcagtaagAATTGAACCAGGTTCTCCTCGGGTGGTATTTACCTCATCATGTTCTAAActcggcagcggcagcgattcccatacgctgccctgccgcctttggcacccacttcttccctttactgcagctgcctgacgaaacaggaagttacatcagagaggcagccacattaaagggaagaggcggtTGCCGGTGGCAGcggggcagcatatgggaattgctgccgctgacgggtttggaacatcaccgtgatgaggtaaaatgccacgaagggggagatgccactcccTGAGATGCCACTCCTGAAGAGTGATTTCTGAGGCCCCCGTCTCAGGTGACCCAATGGTGGGGCCACCCCTGCTAAATGTAATTTACCTTGAAGTACCtctaaaaaggcatgagctaaatccaaaatcccttcaaATAGCCAATTAAATGCAAGTAAAACCATGTTTATCCACATGAGACTAAAGTTTATAAATGACGCTCAAATTTGggccccccccctaaaaaataaGCACTAggagttattctataaatgatgatcAAAGTTGGATgtcagttatagaatagcgctcagcgccGGGATCTGTGCCCAGTTTTAGGGGTGAGGAttaacaccaactgaaacctggggtAAAGCCTCATgggtaaattaggcacagatcccgcaATTTCTATAATATGatgcgcatctttagtgaatgcccctgaccaacccatgctcctcccatggccacaccccttttcagttgctcgctaaaagatttacatgcacatgtttatagaatagcacctagcgaGATGCAcgcgtaaatccaaattgttgccggTTAttaccaataattgttagcacccaattattgacaattaACTGCTCATTTGTCAATTAAGTTCCACATgcaattatggaatacacctgacgTGTGCCAAATTTCGGTATGCAATtatgggcgccatatatagaatccggaggttaatgtaaattgctttgaaaattgccagcTAGGATGTAATTGTGAACATCTGTTCCTTCTTTTCCTGCCTAGGTTTAAATGATGTTCCTATCTGTTATGTGAAAGATGAAAGATATTTTCCAATAAGACTAGAGCATCAGATTGCAAGACTTGTATATCCAGATAAAGAATATTTGTTTCAGCATGCATCGTCTGGAAAAAGCACCATTACAAGTCACTGGGATTATCTCCATGAAGCAAAAGGTTTTCCACCTCAAACTGAGCACTGGAGTAAGAGTTACTGAGTGTTGTGTAATGCTTAGTTGCCTAGAACTGGGATTTCTTTTTGCAAACTGCAGCATTTGCAAGCAGCTAATGAGTTCAAATGATATTATGACCAAGATGATTtttttaggaggggggggggtgatttacTTTTTTAAGGGGGAATGTTGCTGCTTTTCTATCAAGAAATCAgtgtgctgggtcagctgcagaATGTGGCAGCAGATGGGAGTAgttgggaagaaagagagacttgatggtctttcccagtatggcaatacttacttaTGAAGTAACTGTGGGCTAGGGAGCCTATACCCTACAGAACTTTCAGCCCCTTATATTAGGGGCCATGCCATTCAAAGTATCCACACTTGAATGGCTACATTAGAGAAGCATGGAAACACTGTCATCCTCCCAGTCCCTTCAGCCCATAGTCaactggggtgggggaggttgaAGGATGCCAGTCATTCATCCTGTCTCCTGGAATCTAAAGAGGATCTGGGTGGAGCCGTCCCTGCTGGTTGGCTGCAGTTGCAGCTGTCTGTGCTTAGCTCCACCCACCTGTGACTTAAGCTCTGGGTCAGTGTAGTCAAAAGCCAGCCCTGGACTATCTTGTACTTTgcctatattttttttctggttggggggaggggatttttACATCTTCTGTTAGATTTATTTTAAATGAACCCCTAATACAGCTTATTGTTTGCAAAACATGGTTTGGTTGGGTGGTTTATACTACGGGAATATGAGAGAAGCCTCAGACTGTGCTCAGGAGAACATCTTGTTTGCATCTATCCATCTGTATTATAATCCTATTTCGCAGCAACAGTATTTTcagaagattttattttattcttattgGTGGATATTTTTGATATGGGCATTTGCAATTGGGACAGTACTTTTAAATagattcttatatatttttttgggggggggggcgggggtattTTTTTGTATGTTATATGGTCCCCTGGTGCTAGTTGATTAATATAATTGATTCACTCCAGCTATACTGTAAATCCTCTGTAAACAGCTGCATGTTTTATATTCTGCAAAGAAGTCACTCACTTGCAGAATCTGAAATGCCATTCTATCTCTTATCTTCCAGATCCTTGGAGACTGGATGATTCTACATTCAGAAATGTGTGCATTCATtattccccttattctataaagattgccgAAAATTTAGGTGCGGTTCCGATTTGCACGtggaatttaattgaatagcaagccaattagtgccagtaattggctttttcacaagcaattattggcactaattagatttaattggatgtTATGCACCTCACATTTACGCATGacctgaaaagggagcatggaaaggGGGCGGTCATAGGCGTTTCAGGGCAGAATAGGAGCGGTTTTGAgttatgtgtgtttgtgtatgactggtagcgctatagaaatgatttgtagtagtagtagtaattaccgaATAAGGgtgttctgcgtgtaaatttaggcccaGGCATTTGCATAACGTTTCTGTTGGTGTAAATAGtcacacctaaatctaagcatgaCCATAACACTTAATTGCTTTTCTataaaccattctgaactttaggtgtggcttatagaatacgtttaagtGGGGGGTTCTGCACCTATTTTTTAGCCGCTGTTTACCGAACCTAGCCCTATATCTAGCACCGTGCCATTTCTAGATTTCTCCTGAAACAAActggtctttttttccctttgtttacaGATTGAACTGTAATGTTATTGTACTTTTTCATGCAATATGACTTTAAAATTTATCTCCAAATATCTGTCTATACCAGAGCTTTGGAAACAGGGACTCGGTCGCTACATTGAAAAAACAAGACTTCCAATGTTCAccaaaacaataaagaaaaaggtATAATGATACTAATTTGCTTTCGATGTAAGAAAATAGTTACACTATTATGGGAAAGGGTGGTTTAATTTATATGGATTTAGTTCACATCTTTATCAATTTTGGTACAGtaaagtatttttctgtcccaaagGGCTTAAAGTTGATGTTCTCTCCAATTTTTGTTGACCCATATGCACATGCAAAACATTTTGTGTGCAAGTTTTCAGCCTCAGCTTGATTGTGTGCAGTAtagccaggggcagactgacagtgatctgggcccccgagCAGTAAGGGTCATTGGGCCCCCTATAGCCACTGCCCCTCCCCATTGCTGCACTGCTGCCACCACCCTCCCCCACATACTACAGCCCCCCTACTGCCGCAGCTGCTGCCCTCCCTCCTGCAAACTACAGtcccccgagcctcagtgggccctgggCCCCCGGGCAGTAAGGGTCATTGGGCCCCCTCTAGCCACTATCCCTTCCCCATTGCTGCACTGCTGCCACCACCCTCCCCCAAatactacagcccccccccctactgccacaGCTGCCGCCCTCCCTCCTGCAAACTACAGtcccccgagcctcagtgggccctgggCCCCCGGGCAGTAAGGGTCATTGGGCCCCCTCTAGCCACTATCCCTCCCCCATTGCTGCACTGCTACCACCACCCTCCCCTAAATACTACAGCCCCACTACTGCCGCAGCTGCCACCCTCCCTCCTGCAAACTACAGtcccccgagcctcagtgggcccttcctGGTTCTAGTgcctattttgcccagcactgcatGTTTTTAAAATGGGTGCCAAGATTTCCCgtggtagtctcatgggtctTGACAGTCCTGTGAGACTGCCACagggagtctcggcagccatttttaaaacatggtggcaccaggcaggaaagagtgttgtttTCTGCCCCGCAGAGACTCTAGACCAGCAtggcccttcaaggtgggaccGGGAAGGGTCCCACTGAGGCttggggggctgtagtgtgcagggagGGGGAGAGCCTCTGGGCTTAAGTGGTCAGATCGCCCCTCGGTATAGCCTATGTTCACATTAAAGAATCCAGAAATAATTTTGTGCACACAGTTATAGACATATGCGCTCCCTTTCTGGCCCatgtgcttaacacagcttagagggaacattgcttacaatctaaggactcCTTTTATAAAGTGGCATTATCGATTAGCGTGttttgaatgcaaagaagcccatgggaattgaatggttTTTTTCGAGTTCTGCACACCGCTAATCggtagcaccactttgtaaaaggagcccaaagtttgtatcaggggtgtagccagacctcacagtgggaggggccCAGAACCCGAGGTTGGGggtacattttgagtgccgc is a window of Microcaecilia unicolor chromosome 2, aMicUni1.1, whole genome shotgun sequence DNA encoding:
- the C2H4orf17 gene encoding uncharacterized protein C4orf17 homolog, which gives rise to MNIRSQTCPKKSFAQTNHQFLLPSRLRIPSLAIPEEGHYLSRNIPHPKRVYHIKGLNDVPICYVKDERYFPIRLEHQIARLVYPDKEYLFQHASSGKSTITSHWDYLHEAKGFPPQTEHWKLWKQGLGRYIEKTRLPMFTKTIKKKEDPSKRTVEPSLKPAFQKNPPDGNTRLDYE